The Gilliamella apicola genome window below encodes:
- a CDS encoding HNH/ENDO VII family nuclease — protein sequence MKNGYAPIGPDGKQMNLHHILGKEPGPMVELVSSTHKQYHKQIHGLIENGGSFRNTSALDRQYNKFRKEYWKLRALDFM from the coding sequence ATGAAGAATGGATATGCTCCAATAGGCCCAGATGGAAAACAAATGAACCTTCATCATATATTAGGAAAAGAACCCGGCCCAATGGTCGAGTTAGTTTCCTCAACTCACAAACAATATCATAAGCAAATTCATGGATTAATTGAAAATGGAGGGAGCTTTAGAAATACATCTGCTCTAGATAGGCAGTATAATAAATTCAGAAAAGAATATTGGAAATTAAGAGCATTGGATTTTATGTGA
- a CDS encoding SMI1/KNR4 family protein, whose amino-acid sequence MGDIKNLVTRLNHGAQDEVYWLGACDESQINILENKLNLSLPNELKEFILLVGGGGVVGEEISGIVDNDALAESGGAIYYDTCQCRKEYSLPSDMAVIYFKDDDVCWCVDCRKNTYGQIVNYDLFSRKISNVLAPSFRFFFEEYVNLRT is encoded by the coding sequence ATGGGTGATATTAAAAATCTTGTTACGCGTTTAAATCATGGCGCTCAAGACGAAGTATATTGGCTTGGAGCTTGTGATGAATCACAAATTAACATACTTGAAAATAAGCTAAATTTGTCGTTACCAAATGAATTAAAAGAATTTATTTTATTGGTTGGTGGCGGAGGTGTTGTTGGTGAAGAAATATCAGGCATAGTTGATAATGATGCCTTGGCTGAGTCTGGAGGAGCTATTTATTATGATACTTGTCAGTGTCGAAAGGAATACTCGTTACCATCAGATATGGCAGTTATTTATTTTAAAGATGACGATGTATGTTGGTGTGTTGATTGTAGGAAAAATACTTATGGACAAATAGTTAATTATGATCTTTTCTCAAGAAAAATATCAAACGTTCTTGCACCGTCATTCAGATTTTTTTTTGAAGAATATGTAAACTTACGGACGTAA
- a CDS encoding RHS repeat domain-containing protein, whose translation MIQETGSNHPTSLYIYTDQNSYEPLARIDTDGNQEQHIRYFHTDLNGCPEELTDANGKILWECSFQLWGKRIHEIEHEPIEQNLRYQGQYLDRETGLHYNTFRYYDPDIGRFTQPDPIGLLGGFNLYQYAPNGLMWIDPLGLCFSSVKWKKGQSIWKKGKLSEHYNKHVVKQSEFGNISMKQYHEQMEKFLIESSHNFKEAKIGNQLIKFDPNTNRVLIGHAKDREILSFYKAQSSLVKNDPFTDAINEALRKTGLSTTDVIYK comes from the coding sequence ATGATTCAGGAAACCGGCTCGAATCACCCCACCAGCCTGTATATCTATACCGACCAGAACAGCTATGAACCACTGGCGCGGATAGACACAGACGGCAACCAAGAACAACATATCCGCTACTTCCACACCGACCTGAATGGCTGTCCGGAAGAACTTACCGATGCAAACGGTAAAATACTGTGGGAATGTAGCTTTCAGTTATGGGGAAAGCGGATTCATGAAATTGAGCACGAACCCATAGAGCAAAACCTCAGATATCAGGGACAATATTTAGACAGAGAAACTGGCTTACATTACAATACTTTCAGGTACTATGATCCGGATATAGGTAGATTTACCCAGCCAGACCCGATTGGGCTGCTGGGTGGGTTTAATCTGTATCAGTATGCACCTAATGGGTTGATGTGGATTGACCCACTTGGATTATGTTTTAGTAGTGTCAAATGGAAAAAAGGACAAAGTATTTGGAAAAAAGGCAAGTTAAGCGAACACTATAATAAGCATGTTGTAAAACAGAGCGAATTTGGTAATATTAGTATGAAACAATATCACGAGCAAATGGAAAAATTCTTAATTGAATCATCTCACAATTTTAAAGAAGCAAAAATTGGTAACCAACTCATTAAATTTGATCCAAATACAAATAGAGTACTTATTGGTCATGCGAAAGATAGAGAAATTCTTTCATTTTATAAAGCTCAATCAAGTCTTGTTAAAAATGACCCTTTCACCGATGCTATCAATGAAGCATTACGGAAAACAGGACTTTCAACAACGGATGTTATTTATAAATGA
- a CDS encoding CPCC family cysteine-rich protein: protein MKIISRKLALTHLAINEITQCSEKDIDNILFADYFNEEGEHIEYTNIYNDSIQEFLLNYFIDVRLKGYSNKYLQQFLTALYKENFSIVGDEDILEICPCCRYLTLTSRGNYDICPLCYWEDDGKSFNELDNYSYVNHSTLRAYRKKFEERKLELNNIPYKLASSIAE from the coding sequence ATGAAAATAATAAGTAGAAAATTAGCATTAACTCATTTGGCTATAAATGAAATTACACAATGTTCAGAAAAAGATATTGATAATATTCTTTTTGCTGATTATTTTAATGAAGAAGGCGAGCATATAGAATATACAAATATTTATAATGATTCTATTCAGGAGTTTCTATTAAATTATTTTATTGATGTAAGATTAAAGGGATATTCTAATAAATATTTACAACAATTTCTTACCGCCTTATACAAAGAAAATTTTTCTATTGTCGGGGATGAAGATATTTTGGAAATATGCCCTTGTTGTCGTTATTTAACTTTAACCAGTCGAGGAAATTATGACATTTGTCCATTATGCTATTGGGAAGATGATGGAAAATCATTTAATGAATTAGATAATTACAGTTATGTAAATCATTCGACTCTTAGAGCATATAGAAAAAAATTTGAAGAGAGAAAACTTGAATTAAATAATATACCATATAAATTAGCAAGTAGCATTGCTGAGTAG
- the imm9 gene encoding Imm9 family immunity protein, whose translation MEKKIMVSLPTEVPKINDNVNMHFMWVELNKYIDNLLPRINILDLNEWRILIMISSRATNGIGVFKRSMRYPSDKEYVISISICIPDKSQAPYGLREVKESFFKPLNEKFFILDPEFEQYESLYSYIFESAKRAIDLAFTKGIVCGGKRIKLQN comes from the coding sequence ATGGAAAAAAAAATAATGGTGTCATTGCCTACTGAAGTACCAAAAATTAATGACAATGTGAATATGCATTTCATGTGGGTAGAATTGAACAAATATATTGATAACTTGTTGCCGCGGATAAATATTTTAGATTTAAATGAGTGGCGTATTTTAATAATGATTAGTTCACGGGCTACAAATGGTATTGGAGTTTTCAAAAGGTCAATGCGTTATCCATCAGATAAGGAGTATGTTATTTCTATCTCTATTTGCATTCCTGATAAGAGCCAGGCTCCATATGGGTTAAGAGAAGTAAAAGAAAGTTTTTTTAAACCGTTAAATGAAAAATTTTTTATTTTAGATCCTGAATTTGAACAGTACGAGAGTTTGTATAGTTATATTTTCGAAAGTGCAAAACGTGCAATAGATTTAGCCTTTACGAAAGGTATTGTCTGTGGCGGCAAGAGAATAAAATTGCAGAATTAA
- a CDS encoding DUF7587 domain-containing protein yields MNLYQYAFNSLIWIDPLGLAPCAKVSEFDRIKSGKVYRVIRQDENISSGLFSLNPNNIKTVAGHVTSGSRSPSQFISATKDLSIAEKWASKTGNRIVEIDLSKISGGAIDISSTKGLDLLGNQFARRLAKGSSEVLFDAPIPANAIKLIN; encoded by the coding sequence TTGAATCTGTATCAGTATGCATTTAATTCTCTAATATGGATTGATCCATTAGGATTAGCACCATGTGCTAAAGTAAGTGAGTTTGATCGTATAAAAAGTGGTAAAGTCTATAGAGTTATTAGACAAGATGAAAACATATCTTCTGGATTGTTTTCACTAAACCCAAATAATATAAAAACGGTTGCAGGACATGTAACATCAGGAAGTCGTTCTCCATCTCAGTTTATATCTGCAACCAAAGATTTAAGTATCGCTGAAAAATGGGCTAGTAAAACTGGAAATAGAATAGTTGAAATAGACTTGAGTAAAATTTCGGGTGGGGCAATTGATATATCTTCTACTAAAGGTCTTGACCTCTTAGGTAATCAATTTGCAAGACGATTAGCTAAAGGTTCTTCGGAGGTGCTATTTGACGCACCTATTCCAGCAAATGCAATAAAACTAATTAATTAG